GCGCTCACCGGCCTGCAGAATCTCACGATCCTGGCCGCCGCGCCCTTCGTGCTCGTGATGATCGGCATGTGCGTCGCCCTCATGCGCGACCTGCGCCGGGACCCGTTGATCGTGCGCGGCGAGATGGGCTCCGAGGCCGTCGAACTCGCCGTGATCGAGGGCCACAGGAAGTACGACGGCGACTTCGGGATCCAGATCGGTCCGGGCCCCGGCACCGAGACGGAGGGCGACCCGCTGGGCCACGACCACAGCTGAGTCCTCCGCGCGCGACGGCACACCCCCTGCGACCTGTCCCTCTTCGACCAGGCGTACGCCGTTGACGCCGGGCCACGCCGCCAACTCCTCGTGCACGCCGAGGTGCACGTCGAGCGACCGCGCCGCCCGGCGTGAGCGGAATGACGCATGCCGTGCTCAGACCGGCCTCAAGCCGGGAATACTCACACCATGTCTGCCGCATACGCGACCTTCGGCCTGGCACCGGCGATGCGTGCCGGTGGAGTCCTCGCCAACGGTGACTTCGAGATACACCGGGACTTCGTGGACTTCATCGTCGACGGCCGCCCGCTCCTCTTCCAGCTCTCCGACCTCGATGCCGTCTCCCCACTCGCCTCCGACGTCCCACCCGCGATCTTCACCGCCCAGGTCCGCAGCTTCCTGGGCGAGACGGACGCTCCGCTTCCGAGTGGTCGTCACGTCATCTACGGCTGCCCCGAGTGCGAGGACCTCGCCTGCGGAGCCGTCACCGCGGTCATCGAGCGGGACGGCGACGACTTCATCTGGCGGGACTTCGCCTGGCAGACCGAGGAGGCCGTGGACCTCCGGCGCAACGGCTATCACGGCATCGGGCCGTTCCGCTTCCAGGGCGCCGAGTACCGCGCGGCGCTCGACTCCCTGCTCCAAGGCGCCGGCCCGGGGGGCGCCCGCCGCCGCGTCCTGCTCATCGGCGCCCGCGTGGCCCTCCTCGCCAAACTGGCCGCCGCCCTGCGCACCATCGGCATCGGCGCCGACATCACCCGTGAGGTGGGCGCCGTCCACGCCGACGAACTGCGCGGGTACGGCGCGGTCGCCTTCGGCCGCCCGGTCACCGAGGAGGAACGTACCGCCGTACGCGCCTCCTTCGACCGCGCGGGCGTCGACGTGACCTACGTCGACGGCCTCGCCCCGATCGTCCCGCTGCTCGTGGCCCAGATAGAGCACGCCCTGGACCGCAGCCCCGTCGAACGGCGCCGCTTGGCCCGCCTGGTCGCCGCCGACGGCGAGGCGGCCGTCGAGGTCACCTCACCGTGCCGGGTGCGCCTGACGGCGTACCGCCTCGACCGGCTGTACCGCACGCACGCTCACGAGGTCTTCGACGGCGTCCTGGAAGCGGGCCGGCACCGTATCGCCCTGGACGCCAAGGCGGTGAAGGGAGAAGCGTTCCTGGTGGCGCGGACCTCGGGAAGCGTCCTGGTGGAGGCGATGGCCCGCTGAGAAGCGAAGCGTCGGGCATCCGCCGCGGCCATTAGGATCGGCGGTCTGATGACTGCCACCCTTGTCGCCAAGAACCTCGCCGCCGGCCACGGCGACCGTTCCCTGTTCAGCGGGCTCGACCTCGTCGTCGCGCCCGGAGATGTGATCGGCCTGGTCGGGGCCAACGGCGCGGGCAAGTCCACGCTGCTCAGGATGCTCGCGGGCCTGGTCGCGCCGGAGGAGGGGGAGCTCAGGCTCTCCCCGCCTACGGCGTCCGTGGGGCACCTCCCGCAGGAGCCCGAGCGGCGCCCGGGCGAGACCGTGCGGGAGTTCCTCGCCCGCCGTACCGGAGTCGCCGAGGCCCAGCGCGTGATGGACGAGGCGACCCAGGCCCTGGTCGAGGGGGCGC
This portion of the Streptomyces canus genome encodes:
- a CDS encoding oxidoreductase, whose translation is MSAAYATFGLAPAMRAGGVLANGDFEIHRDFVDFIVDGRPLLFQLSDLDAVSPLASDVPPAIFTAQVRSFLGETDAPLPSGRHVIYGCPECEDLACGAVTAVIERDGDDFIWRDFAWQTEEAVDLRRNGYHGIGPFRFQGAEYRAALDSLLQGAGPGGARRRVLLIGARVALLAKLAAALRTIGIGADITREVGAVHADELRGYGAVAFGRPVTEEERTAVRASFDRAGVDVTYVDGLAPIVPLLVAQIEHALDRSPVERRRLARLVAADGEAAVEVTSPCRVRLTAYRLDRLYRTHAHEVFDGVLEAGRHRIALDAKAVKGEAFLVARTSGSVLVEAMAR